One Glutamicibacter halophytocola DNA segment encodes these proteins:
- the pgsA gene encoding CDP-diacylglycerol--glycerol-3-phosphate 3-phosphatidyltransferase, with protein sequence MSEQAGHGAQPPVPTLNIANVLTCIRIIMVPFFVWALLADGSQQGLWRWVALVLFVLAMYTDKLDGDLARSRGLITNFGKIADPIADKLLTGSALVCFSILAELPWWVTIVILVREWGITLLRVVVIRYGVIAANMGGKIKTVLQSVVIGLYLLPYTHTIEWLHAVAWYLMLLTVAVTVVTGVEYLIKAGQLVASAKKQK encoded by the coding sequence ATGAGCGAGCAAGCTGGCCACGGCGCCCAGCCACCGGTTCCGACACTGAACATCGCCAATGTGCTCACGTGCATTCGCATCATCATGGTGCCCTTCTTCGTCTGGGCGCTGCTGGCCGATGGCTCGCAGCAGGGGCTGTGGCGCTGGGTTGCCCTGGTGCTGTTTGTCCTGGCCATGTACACCGACAAGCTCGACGGGGACCTGGCCCGCAGCCGCGGGCTGATTACCAACTTCGGCAAGATCGCCGACCCGATTGCGGACAAGCTGCTCACCGGCTCGGCCCTTGTATGCTTCTCCATCTTGGCGGAGCTTCCGTGGTGGGTGACCATCGTGATCCTGGTTCGCGAATGGGGGATTACGCTGCTGCGCGTGGTGGTGATCCGCTATGGCGTGATCGCCGCGAACATGGGCGGCAAAATCAAGACCGTCCTGCAGTCGGTGGTCATTGGCCTGTACCTGCTTCCATACACCCACACCATCGAATGGCTGCACGCTGTTGCCTGGTACCTGATGCTGCTGACCGTGGCCGTGACCGTGGTGACGGGCGTTGAATACCTCATCAAGGCCGGCCAGCTGGTCGCAAGCGCCAAGAAGCAGAAGTAG
- a CDS encoding CinA family protein, translated as MMKPQAPAVIAAAIEQGVQLATAESLTAGMIAARLAEVPGASAVLRGGVVSYSSDVKRALLKVDAHLLDARGSVDPEVARQMAVGALQACGADLAVSATGVAGPEAHDGKPVGTVYIGWARSAESGSTVHHFVGDRAQIREQSTHAALQQLAAILDKASSQ; from the coding sequence ATGATGAAGCCCCAGGCTCCCGCCGTCATCGCCGCGGCCATCGAACAAGGCGTCCAGCTGGCCACGGCAGAATCCCTCACCGCCGGCATGATCGCCGCGCGCTTGGCTGAAGTGCCCGGGGCCTCGGCCGTATTGCGCGGGGGAGTCGTGAGCTATTCCTCTGACGTGAAACGAGCGCTGCTCAAGGTGGATGCGCACTTGCTCGATGCCCGGGGCTCGGTTGACCCCGAGGTGGCTCGGCAGATGGCGGTGGGCGCGCTGCAAGCTTGCGGTGCGGACCTGGCCGTGTCGGCAACGGGAGTGGCGGGACCGGAGGCCCACGATGGCAAGCCGGTCGGCACGGTGTACATTGGCTGGGCCCGCAGTGCCGAGTCGGGGTCTACGGTGCACCACTTTGTGGGCGATCGCGCCCAGATCCGTGAACAAAGCACCCATGCGGCACTTCAACAGTTGGCTGCCATCCTGGATAAAGCTTCTTCACAGTAA
- a CDS encoding helix-turn-helix domain-containing protein: MVKQPVTVNGVVRWRDMGEAHTVQPEKEEHKMVVLRHEIGDVLRDVRQRQGRTLREVSHSARVSLGYLSEVERGQKEASSELLSSICVALEIPLSLMLREVSERVALAEGIAIPDTVPTDMANEFAEKSAGKPLASV; this comes from the coding sequence ATGGTCAAGCAACCCGTTACTGTCAATGGTGTCGTCCGTTGGCGCGATATGGGAGAAGCCCATACGGTCCAGCCCGAGAAGGAGGAGCACAAAATGGTAGTACTCCGTCATGAAATCGGCGATGTTCTGCGTGACGTCCGCCAGCGCCAGGGACGCACCCTTCGCGAGGTTTCACATAGCGCCCGAGTTTCCCTCGGTTATCTTTCCGAAGTTGAACGCGGTCAGAAGGAAGCCTCCTCGGAGCTGCTTTCCTCGATCTGCGTGGCGCTGGAAATTCCACTGTCCCTCATGTTGCGTGAAGTCTCCGAACGAGTAGCGCTGGCTGAAGGTATCGCCATCCCTGATACCGTGCCAACGGATATGGCCAACGAGTTCGCTGAGAAGAGCGCCGGAAAGCCGCTGGCTTCCGTCTAA
- a CDS encoding DUF3046 domain-containing protein, which produces MKISDFWRNMEAEFGPRYSHVLADSMALTELDSLTPAEALNKGVKPKQIWEALCRAQDVPVERWLGVDIEPKDS; this is translated from the coding sequence GTGAAAATCAGCGATTTCTGGCGCAATATGGAAGCCGAGTTCGGGCCGCGGTACTCCCACGTTCTGGCCGACTCCATGGCTTTGACCGAACTTGACAGCCTCACCCCGGCCGAAGCATTGAACAAGGGCGTCAAGCCCAAGCAAATCTGGGAGGCGCTGTGCCGCGCCCAGGACGTTCCAGTTGAACGTTGGCTCGGCGTGGATATCGAACCCAAGGATTCCTGA
- the recA gene encoding recombinase RecA, whose amino-acid sequence MAANNDREKALEAVLGQIDKAYGKGSVMRLGDETRAPIEVIPTGSVALDVALGIGGLPRGRVVEIYGPESSGKTTVALHAVASAQKAGGVAAFIDAEHALDPEYAKKLGVDTDALLVSQPDTGEQALEIMDMLVGSGALDIIVIDSVAALVPRAEIEGEMGDSHVGLQARLMSQALRKITGRLSASKTTAIFINQLREKIGVFFGSPETTTGGKALKFYASVRIDIRRIETLKEGTNPVGNRTRCKVVKNKMAPPFKQAEFDILYGHGISREGSLIDMGVEHNLVKKSGAWFTYDGDQLGQGKENARRFLRDNPDLSDELERQILQKLGVLPKDEVEEDETELRVVEGDK is encoded by the coding sequence ATGGCAGCAAATAATGATCGAGAAAAGGCACTAGAGGCTGTCCTCGGCCAAATTGACAAGGCCTATGGCAAGGGCTCGGTCATGCGCCTGGGCGATGAAACCCGTGCCCCTATTGAAGTTATCCCAACGGGTTCGGTCGCATTGGACGTCGCCCTGGGAATTGGCGGCCTGCCACGCGGTCGCGTCGTGGAGATCTACGGCCCGGAATCTTCCGGTAAGACGACGGTGGCGCTCCATGCTGTTGCCAGCGCGCAGAAGGCTGGCGGCGTCGCCGCCTTCATTGACGCCGAGCACGCCCTTGATCCGGAATACGCCAAGAAGCTTGGTGTAGATACCGATGCGCTTCTGGTCTCGCAGCCGGATACCGGCGAGCAGGCGCTGGAAATCATGGATATGCTCGTGGGTTCCGGTGCCTTGGATATCATCGTTATCGACTCCGTGGCTGCACTGGTGCCACGCGCCGAAATCGAAGGCGAAATGGGCGATAGCCACGTTGGCCTTCAGGCTCGATTGATGTCGCAGGCTCTGCGTAAGATCACCGGTCGCCTCTCGGCATCCAAGACCACGGCCATCTTCATCAACCAGCTGCGTGAGAAGATCGGTGTCTTCTTCGGCAGCCCTGAAACCACCACCGGTGGTAAGGCGCTGAAGTTCTATGCTTCGGTCCGTATCGATATCCGCCGCATTGAGACCTTGAAAGAGGGCACCAACCCGGTGGGTAACCGCACCCGCTGCAAGGTCGTCAAGAACAAGATGGCTCCTCCCTTCAAGCAGGCTGAATTCGATATCCTCTACGGTCACGGAATCTCTCGTGAAGGTTCGCTGATCGACATGGGTGTCGAGCACAACCTGGTCAAGAAGTCCGGCGCCTGGTTCACCTATGATGGCGACCAGCTGGGCCAGGGCAAGGAAAACGCCCGTCGATTCTTGCGCGATAATCCAGACCTGTCCGATGAACTCGAGCGGCAGATCTTGCAGAAGCTCGGCGTCCTGCCAAAGGACGAGGTTGAAGAAGACGAGACAGAACTGCGAGTCGTCGAGGGCGACAAGTAG
- a CDS encoding regulatory protein RecX: MPDWAKPDPQAAKAPASEPAGAAESTSKLPEHGHRRIIVPALQEDKKPESVDELRAAMERIVAAPAPPKPSKKERREAREARKLAREAGEAEELTDEQWREKARNILLRQLTASDKTAKQLKDKLLDKECPEEIADEVIERYAEINLVDDQRFAKSWVVTRARSRGLARGAIKHELRSKGVDDELAAEALEQIDDEAEEQRARELVRAKLRPESMGADRDKALRRLVGMLGRKGYNGSMAFKVAREEWDERFRS; this comes from the coding sequence ATGCCGGATTGGGCGAAGCCCGACCCCCAGGCAGCGAAAGCGCCGGCCTCGGAACCGGCAGGCGCAGCGGAGTCCACGTCGAAACTTCCCGAGCATGGCCATCGCCGCATCATTGTGCCAGCTTTGCAGGAGGACAAGAAGCCCGAAAGCGTCGATGAACTGCGTGCAGCGATGGAACGCATCGTCGCCGCACCAGCACCCCCGAAGCCGTCGAAGAAGGAACGCCGCGAAGCGCGGGAAGCCCGCAAGCTGGCCCGCGAAGCGGGGGAAGCGGAAGAGCTCACCGATGAACAGTGGCGTGAGAAAGCGCGAAACATCCTGCTTCGCCAGCTAACTGCCAGCGACAAGACCGCAAAGCAGCTCAAAGACAAGCTGCTGGACAAGGAATGCCCGGAAGAAATCGCGGACGAAGTCATTGAGCGATACGCCGAGATCAATCTCGTCGATGACCAGCGTTTTGCGAAGTCATGGGTGGTGACTCGTGCCCGCTCCAGGGGACTGGCCCGCGGCGCGATTAAGCATGAGCTTCGCTCAAAAGGCGTTGATGATGAACTCGCCGCCGAAGCGTTGGAACAGATTGATGATGAAGCAGAAGAACAGCGCGCCCGCGAACTCGTCCGCGCAAAACTCCGTCCAGAATCAATGGGAGCAGATCGCGACAAGGCGTTGCGCCGATTAGTTGGAATGCTTGGACGCAAAGGCTACAACGGTTCGATGGCATTCAAGGTAGCCCGCGAAGAATGGGACGAACGGTTCAGGTCCTGA
- the miaB gene encoding tRNA (N6-isopentenyl adenosine(37)-C2)-methylthiotransferase MiaB, which translates to MTEQQTVSIPETEELPRTYEVRTFGCQMNVHDSERLSGLLEDAGLSRKPEELKDGVADVVVFNTCAVRENADNKLYGNLGILKGIKAERPGMQIAVGGCLAQKDRDTILKKAPWVDVVFGTHNIGSLPALLARSEHNKKAELEILESLDVFPSTLPTRRESVYAGWVSISVGCNNTCTFCIVPSLRGKERDRRPGEILAEIQALVDDGAIEVTLLGQNVNSYGVEFGDRLAFGKLLRACGEIEGLERVRFTSPHPAAFTDDVIDAMAETPNVMPQLHMPLQSGSDKVLKEMRRSYRSKKFLGILDKVRERIPHAAITTDIIVGFPGESEEDFQATLDVVEASRFSSAFTFQYSKRPGTPAATLEGQLPKAVVQERYERLTALQDRIAKEENAKQLGRTVEVMVTEQSGRKAEETHRLAGRAQDQRLVHFSVPKGAQTPRPGDLVTLPITEVAAFHLISDPESGQYSLRRSRAGDAWDRAQAESCGVPAPGETTATGRTNLGMPTLKVRS; encoded by the coding sequence GTGACTGAGCAACAAACCGTGAGTATCCCGGAAACCGAAGAATTGCCGCGTACCTATGAAGTACGCACCTTCGGTTGCCAAATGAACGTCCACGATTCCGAGAGGCTTTCTGGCCTTTTGGAAGACGCAGGATTGAGCCGAAAGCCCGAGGAGCTCAAGGACGGCGTTGCTGATGTCGTCGTCTTCAATACGTGCGCAGTGCGAGAAAACGCGGACAATAAGCTCTACGGGAACCTCGGCATCCTCAAGGGCATCAAGGCAGAGCGCCCAGGCATGCAAATTGCAGTTGGCGGTTGCCTGGCCCAAAAGGATCGCGACACCATCCTGAAAAAGGCTCCCTGGGTCGACGTGGTCTTCGGAACCCACAACATCGGGTCCTTGCCTGCATTGCTGGCTCGTTCAGAACACAACAAGAAGGCGGAGCTTGAGATCCTCGAATCTCTTGACGTCTTCCCTTCGACTTTGCCAACGCGGCGCGAGTCCGTGTACGCCGGCTGGGTATCGATCTCCGTGGGCTGCAACAATACGTGCACCTTCTGCATCGTTCCGTCGCTGCGCGGCAAGGAACGCGACCGCCGTCCCGGCGAAATCCTGGCCGAGATCCAAGCGCTCGTTGACGACGGCGCCATCGAAGTGACCCTGCTGGGCCAAAACGTCAACTCCTACGGCGTTGAATTCGGGGACCGCCTGGCCTTCGGCAAGCTCCTGCGCGCTTGCGGCGAAATCGAAGGGCTCGAACGCGTACGATTCACCAGCCCGCACCCTGCAGCCTTCACCGACGATGTCATCGACGCAATGGCCGAAACGCCTAACGTGATGCCGCAGCTGCATATGCCGTTGCAGTCCGGATCCGACAAGGTGCTCAAGGAAATGCGCCGATCCTACCGTTCCAAGAAGTTCCTCGGAATTTTGGACAAGGTGCGCGAGCGAATCCCGCACGCCGCGATCACAACGGACATCATTGTCGGCTTCCCCGGTGAATCCGAAGAGGACTTCCAGGCAACCTTGGACGTTGTCGAGGCTTCGCGTTTCTCCTCGGCCTTCACCTTCCAATACTCCAAGCGGCCTGGCACGCCCGCGGCAACCCTGGAAGGCCAGCTGCCCAAAGCAGTGGTCCAGGAACGCTACGAGCGCCTGACCGCGCTGCAGGACCGCATCGCCAAGGAAGAAAACGCCAAGCAGCTGGGACGAACCGTGGAAGTCATGGTGACCGAGCAGTCGGGGCGCAAGGCCGAGGAAACGCACCGGCTTGCTGGCCGTGCGCAGGACCAGCGGCTGGTGCACTTCTCCGTGCCAAAGGGAGCGCAAACTCCGCGTCCAGGCGATCTGGTGACCCTGCCCATTACCGAAGTGGCAGCATTCCACCTCATTTCGGACCCTGAATCCGGCCAGTACTCATTGCGCCGTTCCCGCGCAGGAGACGCCTGGGACCGCGCGCAGGCGGAAAGCTGTGGCGTTCCTGCTCCGGGTGAAACTACTGCCACGGGCCGCACAAATTTGGGCATGCCAACTCTCAAGGTGCGCAGCTAG
- the miaA gene encoding tRNA (adenosine(37)-N6)-dimethylallyltransferase MiaA, with translation MMDTHLPIIAIVGPTGTGKSDLAISLAQQLGGEIVNSDALQFYRGMDIGTAKLPVSERGGIEHHLMDTLSIAEEASVATFQEEAREHFAQIRARGKVPIMVGGSGLYVRAALDVIDFPPTDPGIRKKLEAEVQEKGDGDLRRRLAEVDPVSAERNLDLRRAIRALEVHEISARPFSSYMPQREYVAPALQIGLNYDRSALHEALEARVHTMDAMGLAGEVAGLLELGLREGKTASRAIGYQQYTDYLDGKITRAEAITQTVVATRKFARRQITWFNADPRVKWLDPTESDLIGKALALIGKPTEEPTR, from the coding sequence ATGATGGATACTCATCTGCCGATCATCGCCATCGTCGGACCTACCGGTACCGGCAAATCGGACTTGGCGATTTCGCTGGCCCAACAGCTCGGCGGGGAAATCGTTAATTCTGATGCCCTGCAGTTCTACAGGGGCATGGATATTGGGACCGCAAAGTTGCCGGTGTCTGAACGCGGCGGCATTGAACACCATCTGATGGACACCCTGTCGATCGCCGAAGAAGCATCGGTTGCCACGTTCCAAGAAGAAGCACGCGAGCACTTCGCGCAAATTCGCGCGCGTGGCAAGGTGCCGATCATGGTCGGCGGATCAGGACTTTATGTCAGGGCGGCACTGGATGTCATCGATTTTCCGCCCACCGATCCAGGCATCAGGAAGAAGCTGGAAGCAGAGGTCCAGGAAAAGGGCGACGGAGATCTTCGCCGCCGGCTAGCTGAAGTGGACCCCGTGTCCGCCGAGCGCAACCTGGATCTGCGGCGGGCTATCCGGGCCCTTGAAGTCCATGAAATCTCCGCACGCCCGTTCAGCTCCTACATGCCGCAGCGCGAGTACGTTGCTCCGGCTCTTCAGATCGGACTAAATTACGATCGTTCAGCGTTGCATGAAGCATTGGAAGCACGTGTGCACACCATGGATGCGATGGGATTGGCTGGAGAAGTTGCCGGTTTGCTGGAACTGGGACTGCGCGAAGGCAAAACGGCTTCTCGCGCGATCGGGTACCAGCAATACACGGATTATCTTGACGGAAAAATCACCCGGGCCGAGGCCATAACCCAGACGGTGGTTGCCACCAGAAAATTTGCCCGACGCCAAATCACATGGTTCAACGCTGACCCGCGGGTCAAGTGGCTGGACCCCACCGAATCGGACCTCATTGGCAAAGCACTGGCCCTCATCGGCAAGCCAACCGAGGAACCAACACGCTAG
- the dapF gene encoding diaminopimelate epimerase, with amino-acid sequence MYSTELGQLAGQPFAKGHATGNDFVLIADPEADVDLTAEQVAALCHRRFGIGGDGLIRAVPTSKMPGYEQQVAQNPEAYWFMDYRNGDGSIAEMCGNGVRAFAHFLIAEGLVDLPVGQSIHIGSRAGIKMITRLVEGYAVNLGPWGLIFEDQAEADSIDSMVKPRGWEQALPALSITMGNPHTVVALPDIDMLDSLELFAEPEVAPKPENGTNVEFVVPNEPLIEEDGVAQVTMRVHERGVGETLSCGTGACAAAAAVRYWARGTALINQWAVSVPGGLVGVEFRANDAGGEDTILSGPAELVARGVIGAK; translated from the coding sequence ATGTACAGCACCGAACTAGGCCAACTGGCGGGGCAGCCTTTCGCCAAGGGCCATGCCACAGGAAACGACTTCGTCTTGATTGCGGATCCAGAAGCTGACGTGGATCTGACCGCCGAACAGGTGGCGGCACTGTGCCATCGGCGCTTCGGCATCGGCGGCGACGGCTTGATTCGCGCGGTTCCCACATCCAAGATGCCCGGGTACGAACAGCAGGTCGCCCAGAATCCAGAGGCCTACTGGTTCATGGACTACCGGAATGGCGATGGCTCCATCGCCGAAATGTGCGGCAACGGGGTGCGCGCCTTCGCCCACTTCCTGATTGCTGAAGGCCTGGTGGATCTTCCCGTAGGCCAGAGCATCCACATCGGCAGCCGCGCCGGCATCAAGATGATCACCCGGCTTGTTGAAGGCTATGCAGTGAATCTGGGCCCGTGGGGACTGATCTTCGAGGACCAGGCGGAGGCCGACTCCATAGATTCCATGGTCAAGCCACGCGGTTGGGAACAGGCGCTGCCAGCTTTGAGCATCACCATGGGCAACCCGCACACAGTGGTGGCCCTTCCCGATATCGACATGCTCGACAGCCTTGAACTGTTCGCAGAACCAGAAGTCGCACCAAAGCCTGAAAACGGCACCAACGTCGAATTCGTGGTTCCCAACGAGCCGCTGATCGAAGAGGACGGAGTTGCCCAGGTGACGATGCGCGTTCATGAACGCGGAGTAGGGGAGACCCTTTCCTGTGGCACCGGCGCATGCGCTGCCGCCGCCGCGGTTCGATACTGGGCCCGAGGCACCGCGCTGATCAACCAGTGGGCAGTGTCGGTGCCAGGCGGCCTCGTAGGCGTTGAATTCCGTGCCAACGATGCCGGCGGCGAAGACACGATCCTTTCCGGCCCTGCAGAACTAGTTGCCCGCGGAGTGATCGGCGCAAAGTAG
- a CDS encoding class I SAM-dependent methyltransferase, with the protein MTSDHYFTASPASADERRTIEVELNGTVRKVQTAAGIFSPSGLDKGTAVLLQHVPAPRGRVLDIGCGWGPIALTAAERSPESTVHGVDVNERSIELTRLNAQHLGLGNVVVGTPDSVEPGLQFDTIWSNPPIRIGKEALHELLMLWLPRLAAGGEAWLVVQKNLGSDSLQKWLAEQLPQDWSITREATAKAFRVLKVSRPA; encoded by the coding sequence ATGACCTCGGATCACTACTTCACCGCCAGCCCGGCCTCGGCCGATGAACGACGCACCATTGAAGTCGAACTCAACGGCACGGTGCGCAAGGTTCAGACAGCCGCAGGAATCTTCTCGCCTTCAGGCTTGGATAAAGGCACCGCGGTGTTGTTGCAGCATGTCCCCGCCCCACGCGGGCGCGTGCTTGACATCGGATGCGGCTGGGGACCGATTGCCCTGACCGCTGCCGAGAGGTCCCCCGAATCCACCGTTCACGGCGTGGATGTCAATGAACGCTCGATCGAATTGACCCGGCTGAATGCCCAGCATCTGGGGTTGGGCAACGTGGTAGTCGGAACCCCCGATTCCGTCGAACCCGGTCTCCAGTTCGATACCATCTGGTCCAATCCGCCCATCCGCATCGGCAAGGAAGCGCTGCACGAACTTCTGATGCTGTGGCTGCCGCGCCTGGCAGCAGGCGGGGAAGCCTGGCTGGTAGTGCAGAAGAATCTGGGGAGCGATTCCTTGCAGAAATGGCTGGCCGAACAGCTTCCCCAGGACTGGTCGATCACTCGCGAGGCCACGGCCAAGGCCTTCCGCGTCCTGAAGGTTTCGCGACCGGCCTAG
- a CDS encoding ATP-dependent DNA helicase gives MDKQEQALELLEAAVTSMGGAMRTGQQEMVKHVVAALEDEEHLLVQAGTGTGKSMGYLIPALAHAQTSAKPVIVSTATLALQSQIVGRDVPRLLESLKGKLSRPMDVALLKGRSNYLCQYKLGGGYPDDEGTLFSMDEPAVPAGTTYSPLASEVMKLRDWAERTDTGDRDELVPGVSDKAWKQVSVSAMECLGSQKCPMADECFSEMARARAAESDVVITNHALLAVSAFEGLSVLPDFDVAIIDEAHELQDRVTSSVSGALSARMVMTAAGGAKRHCGVNVDEMVKAANRLEKSLTGIPTGLLEQGLREDMGIALNDIVEQARLALALSKPEANAPADGGRQTARSQLQAVMDDSLRMLESEERREVLYTTRPREFVEGRGYVEAEESQPATLNVAPLSVAGKLREGLFDGRTVVLTSATLAIGSQFDAVAGSLGLMGNGAPTWTGVDVGSPFDYPKQGILYVARHLPKPGRQLAAETLDEIEDLIKASGGGALALFTSKRSAEEAASILRERLDVDILCQGEASMKSLVEQFADERDTCLFGTMTLWQGVDVPGDSCRLVIIDKIPFPRPDDPISKARTEDVAKHGGNGFMQVSATHAAIRLAQGAGRLIRSVNDRGVVAILDSRMATARYGSFLKATLPPMWPTVDKKVISGVLERLKPAEK, from the coding sequence ATGGATAAGCAAGAGCAGGCCCTTGAGCTTCTTGAGGCCGCGGTAACTTCCATGGGTGGCGCCATGCGTACAGGCCAGCAGGAAATGGTCAAGCACGTGGTGGCTGCCTTGGAAGACGAAGAACATTTGCTGGTTCAAGCTGGCACCGGAACGGGAAAGTCCATGGGTTATCTCATTCCGGCGCTGGCCCATGCGCAAACTAGTGCCAAGCCAGTGATTGTTTCAACCGCTACACTCGCGTTGCAGTCGCAAATTGTCGGTCGCGACGTGCCGAGATTACTTGAGTCACTCAAGGGCAAGCTCTCCCGTCCCATGGATGTGGCTCTGCTCAAAGGCCGCTCCAACTACTTGTGCCAATACAAGCTCGGTGGCGGATACCCCGATGACGAAGGCACGCTGTTCTCGATGGATGAACCGGCAGTACCCGCCGGAACCACCTATTCACCGCTTGCCAGTGAAGTGATGAAACTTCGCGATTGGGCCGAGCGCACCGATACCGGCGACCGAGATGAATTGGTGCCCGGCGTCAGCGACAAGGCCTGGAAGCAGGTTTCGGTTTCGGCGATGGAATGCCTGGGTTCTCAAAAGTGCCCGATGGCCGATGAATGCTTCTCGGAAATGGCACGCGCCCGCGCGGCCGAATCTGACGTGGTGATCACCAATCATGCCTTGCTGGCGGTGTCTGCGTTTGAAGGCCTGTCGGTCTTGCCGGATTTCGATGTGGCCATCATCGATGAGGCCCACGAACTGCAGGACCGCGTGACCAGCTCGGTGTCTGGCGCCCTGTCGGCTCGAATGGTGATGACTGCTGCTGGTGGCGCCAAGCGCCACTGCGGCGTCAACGTCGATGAAATGGTCAAAGCGGCCAACCGACTGGAGAAGTCCCTGACGGGGATCCCCACCGGTCTGCTGGAGCAAGGCTTGCGCGAAGACATGGGCATTGCACTCAATGACATTGTTGAGCAGGCTCGCCTGGCATTGGCGCTGTCCAAGCCAGAGGCGAACGCGCCCGCCGATGGCGGACGACAGACTGCACGCTCCCAGCTGCAGGCTGTTATGGATGACTCTCTGCGCATGCTCGAATCTGAAGAGCGCCGCGAAGTTCTCTACACAACGCGCCCACGGGAGTTCGTAGAAGGCCGAGGCTACGTGGAGGCCGAAGAATCCCAACCGGCAACGCTGAATGTCGCACCGCTGTCGGTGGCAGGAAAACTGCGCGAAGGCCTATTTGATGGCCGCACGGTCGTGCTCACCAGTGCAACGTTGGCTATCGGTTCGCAATTTGATGCCGTGGCCGGTTCGCTGGGCTTGATGGGGAACGGAGCGCCAACATGGACTGGCGTCGATGTGGGAAGCCCTTTTGATTATCCAAAACAAGGCATCCTGTACGTAGCCAGGCATTTGCCAAAACCTGGCCGTCAACTTGCCGCTGAGACCCTGGACGAGATTGAAGATCTCATCAAGGCATCCGGCGGTGGCGCACTGGCGCTGTTCACTTCGAAGCGTTCGGCGGAAGAGGCCGCCAGCATCTTGCGCGAGCGGCTGGACGTGGACATCTTGTGCCAGGGCGAGGCCAGCATGAAATCCCTGGTCGAACAGTTCGCAGACGAACGCGACACTTGCCTCTTTGGCACGATGACGCTGTGGCAGGGAGTTGACGTCCCGGGGGATTCCTGCCGTCTGGTCATCATCGACAAGATTCCATTCCCACGCCCCGACGACCCGATTTCGAAGGCCCGGACCGAAGACGTCGCCAAGCACGGTGGCAATGGCTTTATGCAGGTTTCGGCTACGCATGCCGCCATCCGCTTGGCGCAGGGCGCAGGACGCCTGATCCGATCGGTCAACGACCGGGGCGTTGTAGCCATATTGGACTCGCGCATGGCCACGGCGCGCTACGGAAGCTTCCTGAAGGCTACCCTGCCACCGATGTGGCCCACAGTAGACAAGAAGGTCATTTCTGGAGTTCTGGAACGCCTCAAGCCTGCTGAAAAGTAA
- a CDS encoding glycoside hydrolase family 76 protein has protein sequence MNGFSHPFAEWNYWWQAHYLDAILDDGLGYWEAGDRDAARCELHRAKDLLAGIRIRNFGVFPNYFFDDMAWLALASQRLLAFSRKLEGHSHLGAKRAITTLRKQLESGIDEVFDGGLYWSRKRDFKNAPANAPAALFFARIGDREQARKLLDWMHSNIFSDQHGLYLDGLRLTSAGQKLEDHLYTYNQGPVLGALLELGTAADLEHAAALVHATRRHLADEAGSLLLDGGGDGNLFAGILCRYLALCANDERMDLEVRGIARDLVTSTASRLVNEEPRRLSAAVQRWMIFSAAQR, from the coding sequence ATGAATGGATTTTCTCATCCGTTTGCTGAGTGGAACTACTGGTGGCAGGCCCACTACCTGGATGCGATCCTTGACGACGGGCTGGGCTATTGGGAAGCTGGCGATCGTGATGCAGCCCGGTGCGAACTTCACCGTGCCAAAGACCTGCTGGCAGGAATCCGCATTCGCAATTTCGGAGTCTTCCCGAACTACTTCTTTGACGATATGGCATGGCTGGCGCTGGCGAGCCAGAGGTTGCTGGCTTTTTCCCGGAAGCTGGAAGGGCACAGCCATCTCGGTGCAAAACGAGCAATAACGACTTTGCGCAAGCAATTGGAAAGCGGCATCGACGAAGTCTTCGATGGCGGCTTGTACTGGTCGAGGAAACGCGATTTCAAGAATGCCCCTGCCAACGCTCCTGCCGCACTCTTTTTCGCACGCATCGGTGATCGCGAACAAGCCAGGAAGCTGCTTGACTGGATGCATTCCAACATCTTCAGCGACCAGCACGGTTTATATCTTGATGGGCTCAGACTCACTTCAGCAGGCCAAAAACTGGAAGATCACCTCTATACCTATAACCAGGGACCGGTGCTCGGCGCGCTGCTGGAATTAGGTACCGCAGCTGATCTGGAGCATGCTGCTGCACTTGTTCATGCCACACGCCGGCATCTGGCCGACGAGGCCGGATCCCTGCTGCTTGATGGAGGAGGCGATGGCAACCTATTTGCCGGGATTCTCTGCCGATACCTGGCCCTCTGCGCAAACGATGAGCGCATGGATCTGGAGGTTCGGGGCATCGCACGCGATTTGGTGACGTCGACAGCTAGCCGATTGGTCAACGAAGAACCACGACGGCTCTCAGCGGCAGTTCAGCGTTGGATGATCTTCAGCGCAGCACAACGGTGA